A region of the Parafrankia discariae genome:
GGCGGGCTGGTCCGGTTCACCGAACGCAGCACCACCGACCTGGCCGAGTTCGCCCGCGAGCTCGACGCCGTCCGCGAGCGCGGCTGGGCGGTCGATCACCAGGGCTTCGCCCTCGGCGTGAGCACGGTGGCGGCACCGGTGTTCGACACCGACGGCTCGGTGTCACTGGTCGCGGCGGCCGTCGGCTTCACCAGCCGCTTCACCGACGAGCTGACCGCGGACATCGGCGCCCGGCTGCGGCTGGCCTGCGACCGGATCGGCCGCCCCTTCGCGGCGGTCACCGCCGCCACCGGCCCGGTAGATCAGGCCGACGAGGTCCACGACCTCGACGAGGTCCGCTCACCGCAGGGCTGAGTGACCGAGCAGCGCCTTGCCCAGGTGCAGGATCTGGATCTGGCTGGTGCCCTCCGGGATCGTCGCCTCGCGCGCGTCGCGGAAGTAGCGCTCCACCGGCGACTCCTCCATCAGCCCGGCGCCGCCGTGCACCTGCAGGGCCAGCGTGGCCGCCCGGCCCGCCGACTCCCCGCAGTAGTACTTCGCCATCGAGCACTCGTAGCGACCCGGCTCGCCGGCGTCGATGGCCCGCGCGGCGTTGTACCCCAGCAGCCGTGAGGTCTCGGTGAGCGTGGCGATCTCCACCACCATCTGCTGGATGAGCTGGAAGGCGGCGATCGGCTTGCCGAACTGCTCCCGCTGCCGGCAGAACGCGATCGACGCCTCGAGGCAGGCCTGGGACAGGCCGACCGCGCCCATCGCCATGTTCAGCCGCCCCGCGTTCACCGCCTTCATGCCCAGCGACAGCCCGCCGCCCAGCGTGCCGAGCACGTTGGCCGCGGGAACATAGGTGTCCTGGAAGGACAGCTCGCAGCTGGTCGTCGAGCGAAGCGGCATGTGCGGGATGTCGTGCACGCCGAACTCGGACTCGGCGGCGTCGACCAGCAGCGCCGTCACCCCGTGATCGGTCCCGTCGTGATCGACCACCCGGGCGAACAGGATGCCGAAGTCGCAGCCCAGCGCGTTGGTGATGTAGAGCTTGCTGCCGTTCACCAGGTAGCCGTCGCCGCTGGCGCGCGCGATCGTGCGCAGCGCCCCGGCGTCGGAGCCGGCGCCGGGCTCGGTGAGCCCGAACCAGCCGAAGCGGCTCCCGGCCAGCAGCGGCTGCAGGAACCGCGCCCGCTGGTCCTCGTCGGCCGCGGCGGCCAGCGTCCGGGCGACCATGCCCTGGACGTTCACCGTCGTGCGCAGGGAGCCCCAGCAGCGGCCGGCCTCCTCCATGAGGATCGCCTGCATCATCATCGGCAGCTCGTCGCCGCCGAGCGCCTCGGGCACCCCGCCGCGGACGTAGCCGAAGTCGTAGAGCTGCGGCAGTAGCTCCCACGGGAAGGTGCGCGCCCGCTCGTGCTCCCCGACCTCCGGCGCGACCACCTTGTCGAGGAACGACCGGACCGAGTCGCGCAAGGCGCGTTCCTCGTCACCGAGGAGAACCGTCGACATCATTCACCCCACGCAATAGCCATTAATTAGTTAGCTCATTATACCTATCACGATAAGTTCCGGGAAGCGACGCCGACGCGTACTCCTTGAGCCGCTCGACGTCGGCGAGCCGCCCGCGGTGGGTTCCGGCCAGCGGCAGCCCGTTCAGCGTGGTCACCCCGCTCTCGGCGAACGCAGCCACCCGCTCCCGCACGTACCCGGGCGGCCCGATCAGCGAGACGCCACGCACCAGCCGCTCCGGCACCGCGGCAGCGGCCTGCGCCTTGCGCCCGGCGAGGTAGTGGTCCTGCACCTCGGCGGCCGCCGCCGCGAACCCGTAGCGGCCGGCGAGCTCGTTGTAGAAGTTCCGGCCCCGGGCACCCATGCCGCCGACGTAGAGCGCGAGGTGCTCGCGCACGGCCTGGACGGCGGTCTCGATCTCCACGGCGTCCTCGCTGATCAGCAGCTGGGTGGGCACCACGATGTCGAGCGGCCCCAATGTGCTCGGCCGCCGAGCCCGACCGGCCGCCAGCGCCGCACCGAAGGCGGCCGGCGCGGCCTCGGGGAAGTAGAAGATCGGCTCCCAGCCGTCGCCGATCTCGGCGGCCAGCTCGACGTTCCTCGGTCCCAGCGCGGCGAGCACGATCGGCACCGCGGACCGAACCGGGTGGTTGATCAGCTTCAGCGGCTTCCCCAGACCGCTGCCGCCGTGCGCGGCGTCCAGCGGCAGGTGGTAATGCCGGCCCTCGTAGCGCAGCGGCTCGCGCCGCCAGACCGCCCGGCAGATCTCGACGACCTCGCGGGTGCGCCCGAGCGGGGCGTCGTAGCGCACGCCGTGGAACCCCTCGACCACCTGTGGCCCCGACGCGCCCAGGCCGAGCACGAAGCGGCCGTCGGAGACGTAGTCCAGCCCGGCCGCCGTCATGGCCAGCAGGGCCGGGGTGCGCGAGTAGACGTTCAGGATGCTGGTGGCCAGCAGCACCGTCGAGGTCCTGGCCGCCAGGTAGCCCAGCTGGCTCACCGAGTCGAAGCTGTAGGCCTCCGGGAGCATGACCAGGTCGAGCCCGGCCGCCTCGAAGTCGCGCAGGTCCGCGACGGTCTCGGTGAAGCCGCCGGAGTACTTCAGCGGCATCCCGACCCTCACGGCGCCTCGATGACCACTGCGCCGCCCTGGCCGCCCGCGGCGCACATCGCCGCCACCGCGATCCCGCCGCCGCGCCGGCGCAGGTGGTGCGTCAGCGTGGTCAGCATCCGCGCCCCGGAGGCGGCGACCGGATGCCCGAGGCTGCAGCCGCTGCCGTACTGGTTGACCAGATCGTCCGGGACCCCCAGGAGGCGGCAGGCGGCGATCGGGACCGAGGCGAAGGCCTCGTTGATCTCCCAGGCGTCCACGTCGGCCACCCCGAGCCCGGCCCGCTCCAGCACCCGCGGGATGACCTCCACCCCGGCCATCCCGGTGCGGTGCGGGGCCACGCCGAGGGCCGTCCAGGCCCGCACCCGGGCCAGCGGGGTGAGGCCTCGCTCCCGGGCGAGGTCGTCGCTGACGATCATCAGGGCCGCGGCGGCGTCGTTCACGCCGCTCGCGTTCCCCGCGGTGATGCCGAAGCCCTCGATCTCGGGGCGCAGCGGCTTCAGCGTGGCCAGCTTCTCCAGCGTCGAGCCCCGCC
Encoded here:
- a CDS encoding LLM class F420-dependent oxidoreductase encodes the protein MRVGMPLKYSGGFTETVADLRDFEAAGLDLVMLPEAYSFDSVSQLGYLAARTSTVLLATSILNVYSRTPALLAMTAAGLDYVSDGRFVLGLGASGPQVVEGFHGVRYDAPLGRTREVVEICRAVWRREPLRYEGRHYHLPLDAAHGGSGLGKPLKLINHPVRSAVPIVLAALGPRNVELAAEIGDGWEPIFYFPEAAPAAFGAALAAGRARRPSTLGPLDIVVPTQLLISEDAVEIETAVQAVREHLALYVGGMGARGRNFYNELAGRYGFAAAAAEVQDHYLAGRKAQAAAAVPERLVRGVSLIGPPGYVRERVAAFAESGVTTLNGLPLAGTHRGRLADVERLKEYASASLPGTYRDRYNELTN
- a CDS encoding acyl-CoA dehydrogenase family protein, which gives rise to MMSTVLLGDEERALRDSVRSFLDKVVAPEVGEHERARTFPWELLPQLYDFGYVRGGVPEALGGDELPMMMQAILMEEAGRCWGSLRTTVNVQGMVARTLAAAADEDQRARFLQPLLAGSRFGWFGLTEPGAGSDAGALRTIARASGDGYLVNGSKLYITNALGCDFGILFARVVDHDGTDHGVTALLVDAAESEFGVHDIPHMPLRSTTSCELSFQDTYVPAANVLGTLGGGLSLGMKAVNAGRLNMAMGAVGLSQACLEASIAFCRQREQFGKPIAAFQLIQQMVVEIATLTETSRLLGYNAARAIDAGEPGRYECSMAKYYCGESAGRAATLALQVHGGAGLMEESPVERYFRDAREATIPEGTSQIQILHLGKALLGHSALR